The following proteins are encoded in a genomic region of Planococcus lenghuensis:
- a CDS encoding energy-coupling factor transporter transmembrane component T family protein, with translation MLIIWYHRKERLGVQRILHDMNPAVKLAIVTGSVLVLALFFNPWTPLFFFIGIVVIQAFFSRIAWKRYVLFMLPFVITAAGYLWTTVVFAADTEGPVIWSWAGIDVTAEQWSRALSLAFRVLAFSSVSLLFAFTTDPVKFALSLMQQLKLSPKLAYSMLVGYQFLPVLREEFIQIRQAQRLRGIGTETGLLHRVRNIRRVLMPMLAGAVRKAERTAFAMEARGFTGEPRTVFFEPVPLTRTDAAMGMVFTGLLLASCIGGVNLS, from the coding sequence ATGCTTATCATTTGGTATCACCGGAAGGAGCGGCTCGGCGTGCAGCGCATTTTGCATGACATGAACCCGGCGGTGAAATTGGCCATCGTCACAGGTTCCGTCCTCGTCCTGGCGTTGTTCTTCAATCCTTGGACGCCGCTGTTCTTTTTTATCGGCATCGTGGTGATCCAAGCGTTTTTCAGCCGGATTGCCTGGAAACGGTATGTGCTCTTTATGCTGCCGTTCGTCATTACAGCGGCCGGGTATTTGTGGACGACCGTTGTGTTTGCGGCGGATACGGAAGGACCGGTCATCTGGAGCTGGGCCGGCATTGACGTGACGGCCGAACAATGGAGCCGGGCGCTGTCGCTCGCTTTCCGGGTGCTCGCTTTTTCATCGGTATCTTTACTGTTTGCGTTTACGACGGATCCGGTGAAGTTTGCGCTCAGCCTGATGCAACAGCTCAAACTATCACCGAAACTCGCCTACAGCATGCTCGTCGGCTATCAATTCCTGCCGGTGCTCCGGGAGGAATTCATCCAGATCCGCCAGGCCCAGCGGCTCCGCGGTATTGGAACGGAAACCGGGCTACTGCACCGCGTCCGCAACATCCGTCGCGTCTTGATGCCCATGCTGGCTGGCGCAGTGCGAAAAGCGGAACGGACGGCCTTTGCCATGGAAGCCCGGGGATTCACGGGTGAGCCCCGGACCGTTTTCTTTGAGCCGGTTCCGCTCACTCGGACCGATGCAGCGATGGGGATGGTGTTTACTGGTCTGCTTTTGGCAAGCTGCATCGGAGGTGTGAATCTGTCCTGA
- a CDS encoding ECF transporter S component — translation MLKSWKLKEIILMSVFAAVFGVVYLLFVHIGNIWAGFIGPIAYEWIFGIWFIVSILCAYIIRKPGAALVSETVAAAVEVMLGNAIGPRLILSGIVQGLGAEAVFAATGYKRYQTWVLMLAGAGSAVFSFGYGYLLSGYAALDPSFVALMFTLRVLSGALIAGLGGKYLADGLLLSGSLRGYAISYDKKGDARV, via the coding sequence ATGCTGAAGTCATGGAAACTGAAAGAAATCATCTTGATGAGTGTCTTCGCCGCTGTGTTCGGCGTGGTTTACTTGCTATTCGTCCATATCGGAAACATCTGGGCCGGGTTCATCGGCCCCATCGCCTACGAGTGGATCTTCGGCATTTGGTTCATTGTCTCGATTCTGTGCGCGTACATCATCCGGAAGCCCGGTGCGGCGCTCGTGTCGGAAACGGTGGCAGCGGCTGTCGAAGTCATGCTTGGCAATGCGATCGGCCCACGGCTCATTCTGTCCGGCATTGTCCAAGGACTCGGCGCAGAAGCGGTATTCGCCGCAACGGGCTATAAGCGGTATCAGACGTGGGTGTTGATGCTGGCCGGTGCCGGGTCCGCCGTGTTCAGCTTCGGCTATGGCTATTTGCTGTCGGGCTATGCGGCACTGGATCCGTCGTTTGTGGCACTCATGTTCACGTTGCGGGTGCTGAGCGGGGCGTTGATCGCCGGACTTGGCGGCAAGTATTTGGCAGATGGTCTGCTGTTGTCCGGTTCTCTCCGCGGTTATGCCATTTCGTATGACAAAAAAGGTGATGCCCGTGTGTGA
- a CDS encoding YkoF family thiamine/hydroxymethylpyrimidine-binding protein — translation MEQQHCGTSPIVGFRFSLHPMSDRFIDIIKGALHETDTSRVWMHTDDVSTVIRGKQPHVFNVAKALTLHAAKTGEHVALSGTFSAGCPGDTEGDVYLKADDELQNTDDRNQYVSSQFALYPMNNPDYMAIIYREVDRAKARGVFNDSMHYASGIHGDIHDVFAFYEKAFTHARSSRFPHLVMTVSMSLNSPSHGGQ, via the coding sequence ATGGAACAACAGCACTGCGGCACAAGCCCGATCGTCGGCTTTCGGTTTTCGCTTCATCCGATGAGCGACCGGTTTATCGACATCATCAAAGGGGCTCTTCACGAAACCGATACATCCCGGGTCTGGATGCATACCGATGACGTCTCAACCGTCATCCGGGGCAAGCAGCCACACGTCTTCAATGTCGCTAAAGCCCTTACGCTTCATGCGGCAAAGACCGGTGAACATGTGGCATTGTCCGGCACCTTTTCTGCGGGTTGTCCGGGTGACACGGAAGGCGATGTGTATTTGAAAGCGGATGATGAACTCCAGAACACAGACGACCGGAACCAATATGTCTCTTCGCAGTTCGCGCTCTATCCGATGAATAATCCGGACTACATGGCGATCATTTACCGGGAAGTCGACCGGGCAAAGGCGCGCGGCGTCTTCAACGACTCGATGCATTACGCAAGCGGCATCCATGGCGACATCCATGACGTCTTTGCCTTTTACGAAAAGGCGTTCACGCATGCCCGCTCCAGTCGATTCCCGCATCTCGTCATGACCGTCTCGATGAGCCTCAATAGCCCGTCGCACGGAGGGCAATAA
- a CDS encoding MFS transporter: MMYRRFVKYQSTVSIAGSMIFPFYVLLLNNAGASFSQFGWAYGIFALTAAVSYPLIGKIADKAGDVPLMAIYSWGMAGLLLLFPIASELWHVYVLQIAMGLLGAVQKNSEKTVLARLVVKETAGKAIGHYHIWTSIGAACAVIATGYLVDFLAIGSIFYLASIIFAGSGWYCMRLRRQAVTDLKVMGETRNETASTSKPSQWSELTER, from the coding sequence ATGATGTATCGGCGGTTTGTAAAGTACCAAAGCACCGTCAGCATTGCAGGAAGTATGATTTTTCCGTTTTATGTGCTCTTGCTGAATAATGCGGGGGCGAGTTTCTCTCAATTCGGCTGGGCGTACGGGATATTTGCCTTAACAGCGGCTGTCAGTTATCCGCTGATCGGAAAAATCGCGGATAAAGCGGGGGATGTACCGCTGATGGCCATTTATTCATGGGGTATGGCAGGCTTATTGCTGCTGTTTCCGATTGCTTCTGAGCTGTGGCATGTGTATGTGCTGCAAATCGCAATGGGGCTGCTTGGAGCGGTGCAGAAGAATTCGGAGAAAACGGTGCTGGCTCGGTTGGTGGTCAAAGAGACAGCCGGCAAGGCAATCGGCCATTATCACATCTGGACATCAATCGGAGCGGCATGCGCAGTCATTGCGACGGGATATTTGGTGGATTTCCTGGCAATTGGCAGCATTTTCTATCTAGCATCGATCATTTTTGCCGGGAGCGGCTGGTACTGCATGCGCCTGAGACGGCAAGCGGTCACTGATCTCAAAGTAATGGGTGAAACTCGTAATGAGACAGCAAGCACCAGTAAGCCAAGCCAATGGAGCGAATTAACAGAAAGATAG
- a CDS encoding type II toxin-antitoxin system PemK/MazF family toxin, with translation MGYKAKQGDIIFADLNPRTGYEQAGKRPCLVVSNNFYNNLSNIAIVAPITNTVRAFPLNVPLTADNKTTGMVLCQHIRAIDTQARNAEFKETAASETLGKVLEILPKLF, from the coding sequence ATGGGTTATAAAGCGAAGCAGGGCGATATCATTTTTGCGGATTTGAACCCCCGGACAGGTTATGAGCAGGCGGGTAAACGCCCATGTCTGGTAGTCAGCAATAACTTCTACAATAACTTGAGCAATATTGCCATTGTGGCCCCGATTACGAATACCGTCCGGGCATTTCCGCTGAACGTGCCGCTGACGGCGGACAACAAGACGACCGGCATGGTTCTTTGCCAGCATATCCGGGCAATCGACACCCAGGCCCGGAATGCTGAATTTAAAGAGACCGCAGCATCTGAAACGCTCGGCAAAGTGCTCGAGATTTTACCAAAACTGTTTTAA
- a CDS encoding permease: MFVKVLESFLLLAAELVVLFLVVSFLINVLQGFIPYDRFNRYMDGSHVLVSSFAALLLAFVTPFCSCSTIPFVVSLLQNKTRFSVVMVFLFASPVLDPTIITLMAVLLGVKVAVAYTVITGVLAVVIGLSLEKLGFQTAVKDVIMRGGQPAPAAFSLQTAWQEMVKLMKTVGPYLILGAAIGAVINGAVPDEWIAGLFSEEAWWLVPVAAVIGIPLYIRLSAMIPMSAVLLAKGMAIAPVMALMISSAGASLPEITLLNSIFQKRLVAAFIASVVTMSSVSGFLFYLI; this comes from the coding sequence GTGTTCGTAAAGGTGCTGGAAAGCTTTCTCTTACTCGCCGCAGAACTCGTTGTCTTGTTTCTGGTCGTATCGTTTTTGATCAATGTGCTGCAAGGTTTTATTCCGTACGACCGGTTCAACCGGTACATGGACGGTTCGCACGTTTTGGTCAGTTCCTTTGCCGCACTCCTCCTGGCGTTCGTCACACCGTTTTGTTCCTGTTCGACGATTCCGTTCGTTGTCAGTCTCCTGCAGAACAAAACGCGATTTAGTGTCGTCATGGTGTTCTTATTCGCTTCACCGGTTTTGGATCCGACCATCATCACGCTCATGGCCGTCCTGCTCGGCGTGAAAGTTGCCGTTGCTTACACGGTCATCACAGGGGTTCTGGCGGTCGTGATCGGCTTATCACTCGAGAAACTCGGCTTTCAGACAGCGGTGAAAGACGTTATCATGCGCGGCGGTCAGCCGGCACCTGCTGCATTCTCTTTGCAGACAGCCTGGCAGGAAATGGTGAAATTGATGAAGACAGTCGGACCCTATCTGATCCTCGGGGCAGCCATCGGTGCCGTCATCAACGGGGCGGTGCCGGATGAATGGATTGCCGGCCTGTTCAGTGAAGAGGCCTGGTGGCTCGTACCGGTCGCCGCTGTGATCGGCATTCCGCTCTATATCCGGTTGTCGGCCATGATTCCAATGTCGGCCGTCCTGCTGGCCAAAGGCATGGCGATCGCCCCCGTCATGGCGCTCATGATCAGTTCGGCCGGGGCGAGTCTGCCGGAGATCACATTACTGAACAGCATTTTTCAAAAACGGCTCGTGGCAGCATTCATTGCCTCCGTCGTCACCATGTCGTCGGTCTCGGGATTCCTGTTCTACCTCATTTAA
- a CDS encoding universal stress protein: MPLSYDRILVAIDGSKEAEWAFKKAIGLADRNDAELCLVNIIDTRALTMVGNANPDYAEGLRKSNQKMLDDYKQQAEAAGIQRVDTVVAVGFPKTAISRNVAKKFDADLIVCGATGMGPIEHFLLGSVSEHIVRTSRCDVLVVRTEEHAEANS; the protein is encoded by the coding sequence ATGCCATTATCATATGATCGGATCCTGGTTGCGATTGACGGTTCCAAAGAAGCGGAATGGGCGTTTAAAAAAGCGATTGGCTTGGCCGACCGGAATGATGCCGAATTATGTTTAGTGAATATCATTGATACCCGTGCGCTTACGATGGTCGGTAACGCGAACCCGGATTACGCAGAGGGGCTACGTAAATCGAATCAGAAAATGCTGGATGACTATAAACAGCAGGCGGAAGCGGCAGGAATTCAGCGCGTGGACACAGTCGTGGCCGTCGGTTTTCCAAAGACGGCGATTTCCCGGAATGTTGCAAAGAAATTCGACGCCGATTTGATCGTGTGCGGCGCAACCGGCATGGGCCCTATTGAACATTTCCTGCTCGGAAGCGTCTCAGAACATATCGTACGCACCAGCCGATGCGACGTGCTGGTCGTCCGCACCGAAGAGCACGCGGAAGCCAATAGCTGA
- a CDS encoding MarR family winged helix-turn-helix transcriptional regulator: MQDIREEIHIMTRRLGFLNRNCCQTGDIDLSPIQSHILYEIDRQHAPAMQQVAETLGTDITTFSRQVQSLIKLGMVRKTPNPADRRIQLLALTPEGKKTADDIDTEMNAYLRDVFAHLSQEDQAKVVESIRLFNGAMAKSDRCCTPFPG; the protein is encoded by the coding sequence ATGCAGGACATCCGGGAAGAAATTCACATAATGACACGTCGCCTCGGTTTTTTAAACCGCAATTGCTGCCAGACCGGCGACATCGATTTGTCACCGATTCAGAGCCACATCCTGTATGAAATCGACCGGCAGCATGCACCGGCGATGCAGCAAGTGGCCGAGACGCTCGGCACCGACATCACGACGTTCAGCCGGCAAGTCCAGTCGCTCATCAAGCTGGGAATGGTCCGGAAAACACCGAACCCGGCCGACCGCCGCATCCAGCTGTTAGCCCTGACACCGGAAGGCAAAAAGACGGCTGATGACATCGACACGGAGATGAATGCCTATTTGCGGGACGTGTTCGCTCATTTAAGCCAAGAAGATCAAGCGAAAGTCGTCGAATCCATCCGGCTCTTTAACGGGGCGATGGCCAAGTCCGACCGGTGCTGCACCCCCTTCCCGGGGTGA
- a CDS encoding FAD-binding protein, protein MSAIKRFLPLLYIAVFSGSLLLYQTRIAHPTLADSSSLLSVKMKAVEADFTEAELREIVLKAKKAGDSLSIGGMRHSQGGQTLYPNGVLLDMRGYDRIVSLDPEAKQITVQSGITWAEIQEAINPHGLALQVSQSQNIFTVGGSLSVNAHGLDIRHGGITDQVESFRLLMADGQILHVSREEHAELFDLALGGYGLFGVILDVTLQLTDDELYRVETAAVDYQEYSAYFTENVLGNEAVGMHRARISVAPEGYFTEMVVENYLRTDNQEALVAHDALKQERLVALPKLFLGLSRWSDWGKDALWDAQEAYAAQLDGSLISRNNAMRSDAKFMEYSDPNKTEVLQEYFIPVDQYAVFIDDLRTLLAQHPDFNLLNITVRYVEETDGPMLSYANGDMFGLVMLINQGTSEAAIEENGDVIRAMVDLALEHGGSYYLPYYSFPTDEQFSRAYPEADVFFEAKTVYDPENRFLNLFYEEYGKEESP, encoded by the coding sequence ATGTCAGCCATCAAGCGATTTTTGCCGTTGCTCTATATTGCTGTTTTCAGCGGTTCACTCCTGTTGTATCAGACCCGTATAGCGCACCCGACGCTTGCCGACAGTTCATCACTGCTATCAGTGAAGATGAAAGCGGTCGAAGCAGATTTTACGGAAGCGGAACTGCGGGAGATTGTCCTCAAAGCGAAAAAAGCCGGTGATTCTTTGTCGATCGGGGGCATGCGCCACAGCCAAGGCGGCCAAACACTGTACCCGAATGGCGTTCTGCTGGACATGCGGGGATATGACCGCATTGTATCACTTGATCCGGAAGCGAAACAAATCACCGTCCAGAGCGGCATAACATGGGCAGAGATCCAGGAGGCGATTAACCCGCATGGTTTGGCACTTCAAGTCAGCCAGTCGCAGAATATCTTCACCGTTGGCGGCTCGCTCAGTGTTAATGCGCATGGGCTGGATATCCGCCATGGCGGTATTACCGATCAAGTGGAATCATTCCGATTGCTGATGGCGGATGGGCAAATCCTCCATGTCAGCCGGGAAGAACACGCAGAACTATTCGACTTGGCGCTCGGCGGCTATGGATTATTCGGTGTCATTCTGGACGTCACGCTGCAGCTGACAGATGATGAGTTGTACCGGGTTGAGACGGCAGCGGTCGATTATCAAGAGTACAGCGCATATTTTACGGAAAACGTCTTAGGGAATGAAGCGGTCGGGATGCACCGGGCCCGGATTTCCGTTGCACCTGAAGGTTATTTCACGGAAATGGTGGTTGAGAATTATTTGCGTACGGACAATCAGGAAGCGTTAGTTGCACATGATGCATTAAAGCAGGAGCGGCTTGTTGCATTGCCGAAACTGTTCCTCGGGCTGTCCCGGTGGAGCGATTGGGGCAAAGACGCGCTATGGGACGCACAGGAAGCGTACGCGGCGCAGCTGGACGGTTCGCTCATTTCCCGCAATAACGCGATGCGCTCGGATGCCAAGTTCATGGAGTACAGCGATCCGAACAAAACGGAGGTACTGCAGGAGTATTTTATTCCCGTTGATCAGTATGCTGTGTTTATTGATGATTTACGTACGCTGCTGGCGCAGCATCCTGATTTTAATTTGCTGAATATCACGGTGCGTTACGTGGAAGAGACCGACGGACCGATGCTGTCTTACGCGAATGGGGATATGTTCGGACTTGTAATGCTGATCAATCAAGGGACGAGTGAAGCGGCTATCGAAGAAAACGGCGACGTGATCCGCGCGATGGTGGACTTGGCGCTGGAACATGGCGGCAGTTATTATTTGCCTTATTACAGTTTTCCGACCGATGAGCAGTTCAGCCGCGCTTATCCTGAGGCGGACGTTTTCTTTGAAGCGAAAACCGTCTACGATCCGGAGAACCGGTTTTTAAACTTGTTTTATGAAGAATACGGCAAGGAGGAATCCCCATGA
- a CDS encoding IS1182 family transposase, which translates to MRNPTIASTDYTMQPPLPSGELLEHETAVSTQGRRPAPAFKPYDPTQALSIPDIGALIPDHHVARVVDQLVEAFPDEVLTACYPGGGRPPFHPKLMLKVILYAYSQKVYSCRGIATMLHEDLPAIWLAAMQKPDFRTINHFRSVRMGAVIDQLFEFTVLELHRQGFVEFENYFLDGTKMEADANKYSFVFRKAVTGREAKLKIRIQETLQEIQEIAKAEGLELGQLAEEPAAAELASIANQLEDQMDILTDLIAEEEIVENRKGLRKRHSLLKKKVKLIRENFIPRQETYAEQLAVCGERNSFSKTDPDATFMRMKEDHMKNGQLKPGYNIQMATENQFVLFYTIHQRPGDARCLIPHLEELQASALPMPKTIVADAGYGSEENYLYLIGDEKEPLAGFLIPYGTYLKEQTKKFKNNEWNAKNWTYEEADDRFICPNGRRVVFKKYQEKKNASGFVQSYRIYECEDCTGCPLKESCTKAKGNRQVHWNPVYEELKMKAKEALECEDRKLVYARRKIEVETGFGDIKGNLAFRRFHLRGLQKVHIEFGLIAMAHNFRKVAGFLRSLSEKANFKKTGREQPIGYSLPVFNLGGFLDSPLFKPSISYRNIYSAVRQIFSRFLDVKRMLGFRFFRSI; encoded by the coding sequence ATGCGCAATCCAACGATTGCTTCTACCGATTATACCATGCAACCACCTCTTCCGTCAGGTGAATTACTTGAACACGAAACCGCAGTTTCCACCCAAGGGCGCCGGCCGGCGCCCGCATTCAAACCGTATGATCCGACCCAGGCCTTATCCATTCCTGATATTGGCGCCCTGATTCCCGACCATCATGTGGCTCGTGTGGTGGATCAGTTGGTTGAGGCTTTCCCCGATGAGGTGTTGACCGCCTGCTACCCTGGCGGGGGGCGACCACCCTTCCACCCGAAACTGATGCTCAAAGTTATTCTCTATGCCTATTCCCAAAAAGTTTATTCCTGCCGGGGCATCGCCACGATGCTGCACGAGGATCTTCCGGCGATCTGGCTGGCGGCGATGCAGAAACCGGATTTCCGGACCATCAACCATTTCCGGAGCGTCCGAATGGGAGCGGTCATCGATCAGTTATTCGAGTTCACTGTTTTGGAACTTCACCGGCAAGGGTTTGTCGAGTTTGAGAACTACTTCCTGGACGGGACGAAGATGGAAGCGGACGCCAATAAGTATAGCTTTGTCTTCCGTAAGGCGGTGACGGGGCGGGAAGCGAAACTGAAAATCAGAATTCAGGAAACGCTTCAGGAAATCCAGGAGATTGCCAAGGCGGAGGGATTGGAACTGGGCCAGCTGGCCGAGGAGCCGGCGGCTGCGGAATTGGCTTCAATTGCGAACCAGCTGGAAGACCAAATGGACATCCTGACGGATCTCATTGCTGAGGAAGAGATTGTGGAAAACAGAAAAGGACTCCGCAAACGGCACAGTCTCCTGAAAAAGAAAGTGAAACTGATTCGTGAAAACTTCATTCCTCGCCAAGAAACGTATGCGGAACAGCTCGCCGTCTGTGGAGAGCGCAACAGCTTCTCGAAGACGGACCCGGACGCCACATTCATGCGGATGAAGGAAGATCATATGAAGAATGGCCAGCTGAAACCCGGATACAATATCCAGATGGCGACCGAGAATCAATTTGTACTGTTCTATACCATTCATCAGCGCCCAGGAGATGCTCGCTGCCTGATTCCACATCTGGAAGAGCTGCAGGCATCTGCCCTGCCTATGCCGAAGACCATCGTCGCGGATGCCGGCTATGGAAGCGAAGAGAACTACCTCTACCTGATCGGGGATGAAAAAGAACCGCTTGCCGGCTTCCTGATCCCGTATGGCACCTATCTGAAAGAGCAGACGAAGAAGTTTAAAAACAATGAATGGAACGCGAAAAACTGGACGTATGAAGAAGCGGATGACCGATTCATCTGTCCAAACGGCCGCCGCGTCGTTTTCAAAAAGTATCAGGAGAAGAAAAATGCATCGGGCTTTGTTCAGTCCTATAGAATCTACGAATGTGAAGACTGTACCGGATGTCCGCTGAAAGAATCGTGTACCAAGGCGAAAGGGAACCGTCAGGTTCACTGGAACCCGGTCTACGAGGAATTGAAAATGAAAGCGAAAGAAGCCCTTGAATGTGAGGACCGAAAACTGGTATACGCCCGAAGAAAAATCGAGGTGGAAACCGGTTTCGGCGATATCAAGGGCAATTTGGCGTTCCGCCGGTTCCATCTCCGGGGGCTTCAGAAAGTGCACATCGAATTCGGACTCATCGCCATGGCGCATAATTTTCGGAAAGTGGCCGGTTTCCTCCGGTCACTTTCCGAAAAAGCGAACTTTAAAAAAACAGGGAGAGAACAACCGATTGGTTATTCTCTCCCTGTTTTTAATTTAGGGGGCTTTTTGGACAGCCCCTTGTTTAAACCTTCTATATCATACAGAAACATTTACTCAGCTGTTCGCCAAATCTTCAGCCGGTTCCTCGATGTCAAACGCATGCTGGGTTTCCGGTTCTTCCGCTCCATTTAA
- a CDS encoding AbrB/MazE/SpoVT family DNA-binding domain-containing protein: MPNIATAKLTSKGQVTLPKEVRMMLQVDSGDKLQFEFDSDTQEVVIRKTASKNELEQLFAGWDLENPDAAIEIRQLMEDELDYDGPVGGEQI; the protein is encoded by the coding sequence ATGCCTAATATCGCGACGGCTAAACTTACAAGTAAAGGCCAAGTAACTTTGCCAAAAGAAGTGCGGATGATGCTGCAGGTGGACAGCGGAGACAAGCTTCAGTTTGAGTTTGATTCTGATACTCAGGAAGTGGTGATCCGCAAAACAGCCTCTAAAAACGAATTGGAGCAGCTATTCGCCGGATGGGATTTGGAAAATCCGGATGCCGCAATCGAGATCAGGCAGTTGATGGAAGACGAGCTCGATTACGACGGACCTGTCGGCGGCGAGCAAATTTAA
- a CDS encoding ABC transporter ATP-binding protein: MPVCEPVISFENVAFRFPDEERNTLQDLSFEVHPGERLVISGVSGSGKSTLLYLLNRLYPDNCDGVLTGHVQLFGKPAATYAPGEICRQTATVLQDPDAQFCMPTVEQELAFTLENLKIGRTEMESTITATLELTGLTPYRHAVIQTLSGGMKQRVALACAIAMQPEVLVLDEPIAHLDPYSAQAFIELLDKLQDTHGWTVIVVEHRLELWEGFFTRELVLNQDGVLQADRPFTAPCSPPFPVKRASALDDIALKAQGVSVSINGIRILQDISLTAAAGEIMVIAGPNGSGKSTLLKALCGIVRIDSGKLTGLTAGYVPQSPEYLFMTQRVADELTYSGCSTAEEIRIIADRLGLRSIWDAHPFAVSHGQKRRVATGAMMADKRQVLLMDEPAAGQDAAALLELAALITEQARSGMTVVIVTHDMAFAAAVADSVLLMKEGRLSRKFLPAELWQEPDVLNAYHLVSPEGAARRAAHFA; the protein is encoded by the coding sequence ATGCCCGTGTGTGAACCGGTTATTTCATTTGAAAACGTTGCATTCCGCTTTCCGGACGAGGAGCGGAATACATTGCAGGACCTGTCTTTTGAGGTTCATCCCGGGGAGCGGCTCGTCATCAGCGGTGTGAGCGGATCGGGCAAAAGCACGCTCTTGTATTTACTGAACCGGCTGTATCCCGATAACTGCGACGGAGTGCTCACGGGTCACGTTCAGCTGTTCGGGAAACCGGCTGCAACTTACGCGCCCGGCGAGATATGCCGGCAGACAGCGACGGTGCTTCAGGATCCCGATGCGCAGTTCTGCATGCCCACAGTCGAGCAGGAATTGGCATTTACGCTGGAGAACCTGAAGATCGGCCGGACAGAAATGGAGAGCACCATAACTGCTACATTGGAATTAACCGGTCTGACTCCATACCGTCATGCAGTCATTCAAACGTTATCCGGCGGGATGAAACAGCGGGTCGCACTTGCCTGTGCGATCGCCATGCAGCCGGAAGTGCTCGTGCTGGATGAGCCGATCGCCCATCTTGATCCGTACAGCGCACAAGCATTCATTGAGCTGTTGGACAAACTGCAGGACACCCATGGCTGGACCGTGATCGTCGTCGAGCACCGGCTGGAGTTATGGGAAGGGTTCTTTACGCGGGAACTCGTCCTTAACCAGGACGGGGTACTGCAGGCGGACCGGCCGTTTACCGCTCCCTGCTCCCCGCCGTTTCCCGTTAAACGAGCTTCAGCGCTTGATGACATAGCATTAAAAGCACAAGGCGTATCGGTTTCGATCAATGGCATTCGCATACTTCAGGATATCTCGCTCACTGCGGCAGCGGGAGAAATTATGGTGATCGCCGGTCCGAATGGCAGCGGGAAGTCCACGCTGTTAAAAGCTTTATGCGGAATCGTGCGGATCGATTCAGGGAAATTAACAGGGCTCACCGCCGGCTATGTGCCGCAGTCCCCGGAGTATTTGTTCATGACACAGCGGGTGGCGGATGAACTGACTTATTCCGGGTGCTCCACTGCGGAAGAAATCCGGATCATCGCCGACCGGCTCGGTCTTCGGTCCATTTGGGATGCCCATCCGTTCGCGGTCAGCCACGGACAGAAGCGGCGCGTGGCGACCGGGGCGATGATGGCCGATAAACGCCAGGTTCTCCTCATGGATGAGCCGGCAGCGGGCCAGGATGCGGCTGCTCTTTTGGAATTGGCGGCACTCATCACGGAACAGGCCCGCTCCGGCATGACGGTCGTAATTGTGACGCATGACATGGCCTTCGCCGCAGCGGTCGCAGATTCGGTACTGCTCATGAAGGAAGGTCGGCTGTCCCGGAAATTTCTCCCCGCCGAACTATGGCAAGAGCCGGATGTATTGAATGCTTATCATTTGGTATCACCGGAAGGAGCGGCTCGGCGTGCAGCGCATTTTGCATGA